The Ptychodera flava strain L36383 unplaced genomic scaffold, AS_Pfla_20210202 Scaffold_150__1_contigs__length_94849_pilon, whole genome shotgun sequence genome has a segment encoding these proteins:
- the LOC139126888 gene encoding uncharacterized protein, with protein MGLLLDHAQKEASKEDNVDAKKALRRLGLLYVNNREVSAQEAVYRVCNLRLKEGSRKVHFIPTGDNPIKMSLPLEILQMRSEEGDLNEEEIWMTSIIDRYKNRPDGDIFDEMCLASFVSEYRIMSSSEVSNTCSKKNVVKLKNGFGHMKKRTRTAPAVVRYARFSAMKQPEKYYQSILQLFLPYQFDAQLKPDNFNSYEEFYNTGAVKCGSKAVERVKAIVERNRAVFEKEADVLDSAEEILRTSDNLEDAWAQIHPESEIDRLESLQERKDNYVSDEGENDESIPDLLEKKQKVSASEVYHQCGMSRNEAVILLRSLNSTQREIFYKVRQWCLNKANGKSVEAFHMFLTGGAGTGKSHLIKAVYYEASRILARILPNPDDVSVLLTAPTGVAAFNINANTIHSTFSIAIDAQLPYQPLGDEKINTLRSKLGSLHVLIIDEISMVDKKLLGYVHGRLRQIKQTGDQLPFGGVAVIGVGDFYQLPPVKGKALYANNEGVDLWNDYFSIAELTEVVRQQDSEFAETLNVIRKRQKSDDLDAHVVTMLQIVKLVRRVKEFIFLQPTEKLMNVTLETSLVKFRCNLY; from the coding sequence ATGGGCTTACTGTTGGATCATGCACAAAAGGAAGCTTCTAAAGAAGATAATGTAGATGCCAAGAAAGCACTTAGACGATTGGGATTGTTATATGTTAATAATCGAGAAGTGAGTGCCCAAGAAGCTGTGTATAGAGTGTGCAACTTGAGGTTGAAAGAAGGATCAAGAAAAGTACACTTTATCCCAACAGGGGATAACCCTATCAAAATGAGTTTACCTCTTGAAATTCTACAAATGAGAAGTGAAGAAGGTGATCTTAATGAGGAGGAAATCTGGATGACTAGCATCATAGATCGTTATAAAAACAGACCAGATGGAgatatatttgatgaaatgtgtcTTGCTAGTTTTGTATCTGAGTACAGAATAATGTCGTCATCAGAGGTGTCAAATACATGTTCAAAGAAGAATGTAGTTAAACTGAAAAATGGTTTTGGTCATATGAAGAAAAGAACTCGAACTGCTCCAGCTGTGGTGAGATATGCAAGGTTTTCAGCAATGAAACAGCCAGAGAAGTATTATCAAAGCATTCTTCAACTGTTCTTGCCATATCAGTTTGATGCTCAGTTGAAACCTGACAACTTTAATTCATATGAAGAATTCTATAACACTGGTGCAGTGAAGTGTGGTAGCAAAGCTGTAGAAAGGGTGAAGGCTATAGTTGAAAGGAATAGAGCAGTCTTTGAAAAAGAAGCTGATGTACTAGATTCAGCAGAGGAGATCCTTCGAACAAGTGATAACTTGGAAGATGCATGGGCTCAAATTCATCCAGAGTCTGAAATAGATAGATTGGAAAGTTTACAAGAGAGGAAGGACAATTATGTGTCAGATGAAGGAGAAAATGATGAATCTATACCTGACTTGCTGGAGAAAAAACAGAAAGTGTCAGCCTCAGAAGTGTATCACCAGTGTGGAATGTCAAGGAATGAAGCTGTAATATTGCTAAGATCTTTAAATAGCACACAGAGAGAGATATTTTACAAAGTGCGGCAGTGGTGTCTCAACAAAGCCAATGGAAAAAGTGTTGAAGCTTTTCACATGTTTCTAACTGGAGGTGCAGGCACAGGAAAATCTCATTTAATCAAAGCAGTGTACTATGAAGCATCACGAATTTTGGCTCGTATTCTACCAAATCCAGATGATGTATCAGTTTTGTTAACAGCACCAACTGGTGTAGCTGCGTTTAATATAAATGCGAATACCATACACAGTACCTTCTCAATAGCTATTGATGCACAACTCCCATACCAACCACTTggagatgaaaaaataaacacgcTGAGATCCAAGCTTGGTAGTCTTCACGTTctcattattgatgaaatttctaTGGTTGATAAGAAACTACTTGGCTATGTGCATGGAAGATTGAGACAAATCAAACAAACTGGTGATCAGTTGCCATTTGGTGGTGTAGCAGTGATTGGTGTAGGTGATTTTTACCAATTACCACCAGTGAAGGGAAAGGCATTATATGCCAACAATGAAGGAGTTGATCTCTGGAATGATTACTTTTCCATTGCTGAATTGACTGAAGTAGTGAGACAGCAAGACTCTGAATTTGCCGAAACATTGAACGTAATCAGAAAAAGACAGAAATCTGATGATTTAGATGCTCATGTTGTTACTATgcttcaaattgtgaaactgGTGAGGAGGGTAAAGGAATTCATATTTTTGCAACCAACCGAAAAGTTGATGAATGTAACATTAGAAACTTCACTCGTTAAGTTCAGATGTAATTTGTATTAA